In Paraburkholderia flava, one genomic interval encodes:
- a CDS encoding DUF4088 family protein: MGQITLTLKDETIVSLRKDFDAFLRVSLKLDPQFATPSFEDFLRAKLLDNMVPLTEHAVQRMLAGGQYAWAKRTLDKEFPDVVAILMRQAVEYGFGFAVRSEWTPEELAKQARGWAQAIVEQAEGDPLLIDPLASQIKSAAQDIQVLEETMQTPAWRLAESLRQRVYEAKVACETSVGSAAREKLGELRGLLRLGIAHGSFQKQEAQQIMEYLRLLKPEIFVEEPYDVFARLASWLRNFFTPPPTRAQRPTR; the protein is encoded by the coding sequence ATGGGGCAGATCACCCTCACACTGAAGGACGAAACGATCGTTTCGCTGCGCAAGGACTTCGATGCGTTCCTGCGCGTGTCGCTGAAGCTCGATCCGCAATTTGCGACGCCGTCGTTCGAGGACTTCCTGCGCGCGAAGCTGCTCGACAACATGGTGCCGCTGACCGAACACGCGGTGCAGCGGATGCTCGCCGGCGGCCAGTACGCGTGGGCGAAGCGCACGCTCGATAAGGAATTTCCGGACGTCGTCGCGATCCTGATGCGGCAGGCCGTGGAATACGGCTTCGGCTTCGCAGTCCGCTCCGAGTGGACGCCCGAAGAACTCGCGAAGCAGGCACGCGGCTGGGCACAAGCAATCGTCGAGCAGGCAGAGGGCGACCCGCTGCTGATCGATCCGCTCGCGTCGCAGATCAAGTCGGCTGCGCAGGATATTCAGGTGCTTGAGGAAACGATGCAGACGCCCGCGTGGCGGCTCGCCGAATCGCTGCGTCAGCGCGTGTACGAAGCGAAGGTGGCATGCGAGACGAGCGTCGGCAGTGCCGCGCGCGAAAAGCTCGGCGAACTGCGCGGGCTGCTGCGGCTCGGCATCGCGCACGGTTCATTTCAGAAACAGGAAGCGCAGCAGATCATGGAGTACCTGCGTCTGCTGAAGCCGGAGATTTTTGTCGAAGAGCCGTACGACGTGTTCGCACGGCTCGCCAGCTGGCTGCGCAATTTCTTCACGCCACCGCCGACCCGCGCGCAACGGCCGACGCGCTGA
- a CDS encoding CreA family protein: MPSILFRASLAACTALLLLPCAHSEEVASVNTNFRLTGSDRVVVEAYDDPLVNGITCYVSRARTGGIKGTLGVAEDPTEASIACRQVGAVHFTGPLKQQSDVFTERMSFVFKTLHVVRIVDAKRNTLVYLTYSDRVATGSAKNSVTAVPLPAGTTIPTK; this comes from the coding sequence ATGCCATCGATCCTGTTTCGCGCATCGCTCGCCGCCTGTACCGCGCTGCTTCTGCTGCCCTGTGCGCACAGCGAGGAAGTCGCGAGCGTCAACACCAACTTCCGCCTGACGGGCTCCGATCGAGTCGTCGTCGAAGCGTATGACGATCCGCTCGTGAACGGCATCACGTGCTATGTGTCGCGGGCGCGCACCGGCGGCATCAAGGGCACGCTCGGCGTCGCCGAGGATCCGACCGAAGCGTCGATCGCGTGTCGCCAGGTCGGCGCGGTCCATTTCACCGGACCGCTCAAGCAGCAGTCCGACGTGTTCACCGAGCGCATGTCATTCGTGTTCAAGACACTGCACGTCGTGCGTATCGTCGACGCGAAGCGCAACACGCTCGTCTATCTGACGTACAGCGACCGCGTCGCCACCGGTAGCGCGAAGAACAGCGTGACGGCGGTGCCGCTGCCCGCGGGCACCACGATCCCGACGAAGTGA
- a CDS encoding AzlD domain-containing protein, whose protein sequence is MNDVLLILGMALITWVIRAAVFVLGDRLVFPPLVRTALGFVPVTVLTAIIVPMAVSPHGTQAELTWRNPQLVGALAAIVISAWTRRPLLTIAVGLAVFFLWQGVVLR, encoded by the coding sequence ATGAACGACGTGCTCCTGATTCTCGGCATGGCGCTGATCACATGGGTGATCCGTGCGGCCGTCTTCGTGCTCGGCGATCGACTGGTGTTTCCGCCGCTCGTGCGCACTGCGCTCGGCTTCGTGCCGGTCACCGTGCTGACCGCGATCATCGTGCCGATGGCCGTGTCGCCGCACGGCACCCAGGCCGAACTGACATGGCGCAATCCGCAACTGGTCGGCGCGCTCGCGGCGATCGTCATCAGTGCGTGGACGCGTCGTCCGCTGCTGACGATCGCCGTCGGCCTCGCGGTGTTCTTCCTCTGGCAAGGGGTGGTGCTGCGCTGA
- a CDS encoding AzlC family ABC transporter permease: protein MRDTVPMLVGAAPFGVIFGTLVTSGPLHPWHGQLMSLVVFAGSAQFIAIGLIAGHASFAVIWATTLIVNLRHVLYSATLAPHVAHLSMRWRWALGGLLTDEVFAVAWAHYRLHPPGSVGPYYFFGSGVSMYVNWQIWTLAGLVFGAAFPGLQSLGLDFAMVATFIAIVVPQLVALRYVAAAVTAGTLAFLWQGWPYKLGLLGAVFVGVVVGVLLSRQALGQQRTAGAGQ, encoded by the coding sequence ATGCGCGACACCGTGCCGATGCTCGTCGGCGCCGCGCCGTTCGGCGTCATCTTCGGCACGCTCGTGACGTCGGGCCCGCTGCATCCGTGGCATGGCCAGTTGATGTCGCTCGTCGTGTTCGCCGGCTCCGCGCAGTTCATCGCGATCGGACTGATCGCCGGTCACGCGAGCTTCGCCGTGATCTGGGCGACGACGTTGATCGTCAACCTGCGTCACGTGCTGTACAGCGCGACGCTCGCGCCGCACGTCGCGCATCTGTCGATGCGCTGGCGCTGGGCGCTCGGTGGCCTGCTCACCGACGAAGTCTTCGCCGTCGCGTGGGCGCACTACCGGCTGCATCCGCCCGGCTCCGTCGGCCCGTATTACTTCTTCGGCTCTGGCGTATCGATGTACGTCAACTGGCAGATCTGGACGCTCGCGGGCCTCGTATTCGGCGCCGCGTTTCCGGGCCTGCAATCGCTCGGTCTCGATTTCGCGATGGTCGCGACGTTCATCGCGATCGTCGTGCCGCAGCTCGTCGCGTTGCGCTACGTGGCAGCAGCGGTGACCGCCGGCACGCTCGCGTTTCTGTGGCAGGGCTGGCCGTACAAACTCGGTCTACTGGGTGCGGTGTTCGTCGGCGTCGTGGTCGGCGTACTGCTGTCGCGGCAGGCGCTCGGTCAGCAGCGTACTGCGGGAGCCGGTCAATGA
- the fdxA gene encoding ferredoxin FdxA, which translates to MTHVVTESCIKCRYTDCVDVCPVDCFREGPNFLAIDPDECIDCAVCVAECPVNAIYAEEDVPGDQQDFVVLNADLAKGWPSITKTKAPLPEADDFKDVKDKLALLQR; encoded by the coding sequence ATGACCCACGTTGTGACCGAGAGCTGCATCAAGTGCCGCTATACCGACTGCGTCGACGTGTGCCCGGTGGACTGCTTTCGCGAAGGTCCCAACTTCCTCGCGATTGATCCCGACGAGTGCATCGACTGTGCCGTGTGTGTCGCCGAATGTCCGGTGAACGCGATCTACGCTGAAGAAGACGTGCCGGGCGACCAGCAGGACTTCGTCGTGCTGAACGCCGACCTCGCAAAGGGCTGGCCGAGCATCACGAAGACCAAGGCACCGCTGCCCGAAGCCGACGACTTCAAGGACGTGAAGGACAAGCTGGCGCTTCTGCAGCGCTGA
- a CDS encoding AraC family transcriptional regulator: MTATRFRDSARYWRTPLLPGAELLTAEYRDHAFTPHWHEAYAVPVIEAGAETYEYRGSRYVAEAGTVPVINPGELHTGSRAVEAGWRYRVMYVPIDFIQDLATEVAGRVQPMPWFAPDVIRDADLWDRVSRAHRLLEDDTNDPLAAEASLYDALSTLLVRYARTRPAASIHFDDRRVATMKDRLTADLAVPLKLADLAATVDLSPFHAARLFTQNTGLAPHAWRNQVRLQRALAPLRAGVSVADVATAHGFTDQSHFTRHFRRMFGVPPGRWQGA, encoded by the coding sequence ATGACCGCTACCCGTTTCCGAGATTCCGCGCGCTACTGGCGCACCCCGCTCCTGCCCGGCGCGGAACTCCTCACGGCCGAGTATCGCGATCACGCGTTCACACCGCACTGGCATGAGGCCTACGCGGTGCCGGTGATCGAAGCTGGCGCGGAAACCTACGAGTATCGCGGCTCGCGCTACGTCGCCGAGGCCGGCACCGTGCCCGTCATCAATCCCGGCGAGCTGCACACCGGCTCGCGCGCGGTCGAGGCCGGCTGGCGTTATCGCGTGATGTACGTGCCGATCGATTTCATCCAGGATCTCGCGACCGAAGTCGCCGGACGCGTGCAACCGATGCCGTGGTTCGCGCCCGACGTGATCCGCGACGCGGATCTCTGGGACCGGGTGAGCCGTGCCCATCGGCTGCTCGAGGACGACACCAACGACCCGCTCGCCGCCGAAGCTTCGCTGTACGACGCGCTGTCGACGCTGCTCGTCCGCTATGCGCGCACACGGCCGGCGGCATCGATCCATTTCGACGACCGCCGCGTCGCGACGATGAAAGACCGCCTCACTGCGGATCTCGCCGTCCCGCTGAAACTCGCCGATCTCGCGGCCACCGTCGACCTGTCGCCGTTTCACGCGGCGCGTCTCTTCACGCAGAACACCGGCCTCGCGCCGCACGCGTGGCGCAATCAGGTTCGTTTGCAACGCGCGCTGGCGCCGCTGCGCGCGGGCGTGTCGGTCGCCGACGTCGCGACCGCGCACGGCTTCACCGATCAGAGTCACTTCACGCGGCACTTCCGTCGGATGTTCGGCGTACCGCCTGGGCGTTGGCAAGGCGCCTGA